A window from Streptomyces sp. NBC_00299 encodes these proteins:
- a CDS encoding LacI family DNA-binding transcriptional regulator, producing the protein MADVARLAGVSSQTVSRVSNGFPGVNEETRQQVLAAMRELGYRPNSAARALRRGEFRTLGVITFSLSTMGNIRTLEAIATSAAQHGYAVTLLPVAVPTQDEVNGAFSRLGELAVDAVIVIMEIHLLDAATVSLPPGVQVVVADSDAGDRYTVVDTDQAGGARDAVGHLLDLGHDTVWHLAGPEDSFAAQRRANAWRGALTAAGVDPPPLVRGDWSAESGYRAGLRLAERADCTAVFAANDQMALGLLRALHERGRKVPDDVSVIGFDDIPESASFLPPLTTIHQDFAEVGRLCVEGVLSKMRHGGPDHGTTLVPTRLVGRRSTAPPPPPKGIVRG; encoded by the coding sequence ATGGCCGACGTCGCGCGCCTCGCCGGGGTCTCCTCCCAGACGGTCTCCCGCGTCTCCAACGGCTTCCCGGGCGTGAACGAGGAGACCCGACAGCAGGTCCTGGCCGCGATGCGGGAGCTGGGCTACCGGCCCAACAGCGCGGCACGGGCCCTCAGGCGCGGCGAGTTCCGCACCCTCGGCGTGATCACCTTCTCCCTCTCCACCATGGGGAACATCCGCACCCTGGAGGCGATCGCGACCTCCGCCGCCCAGCACGGTTACGCCGTCACGCTGCTGCCGGTCGCCGTCCCCACCCAGGACGAGGTGAACGGCGCCTTCTCCCGCCTCGGCGAACTCGCCGTGGACGCGGTCATCGTCATCATGGAGATCCATCTGCTGGACGCCGCGACGGTCTCCCTGCCGCCCGGCGTCCAGGTCGTGGTCGCCGACTCGGACGCCGGCGACCGCTACACCGTCGTCGACACCGACCAGGCGGGCGGCGCCCGTGACGCCGTAGGGCATCTGCTGGACCTCGGCCATGACACGGTGTGGCACCTCGCCGGGCCGGAGGACTCCTTCGCCGCGCAGCGCCGTGCCAACGCATGGCGGGGCGCCCTCACGGCAGCGGGCGTGGACCCGCCGCCCCTGGTGCGCGGCGACTGGTCGGCGGAGTCCGGTTACCGGGCCGGTCTGCGGCTCGCCGAACGGGCGGACTGCACGGCGGTGTTCGCGGCCAACGACCAGATGGCGCTGGGTCTGCTGCGCGCCCTGCACGAACGCGGCCGGAAGGTTCCCGACGACGTCAGCGTCATCGGCTTCGACGACATCCCCGAGTCCGCGTCCTTCCTGCCCCCGCTCACCACCATCCACCAGGACTTCGCCGAGGTGGGCCGCCTCTGCGTCGAGGGTGTCCTGAGCAAGATGCGGCACGGCGGCCCGGACCACGGCACGACGCTCGTCCCGACCCGGCTCGTCGGGCGCCGGAGCACGGCACCGCCGCCGCCGCCGAAGGGCATTGTTCGCGGCTGA